The following are from one region of the Stanieria sp. NIES-3757 genome:
- a CDS encoding class I/II aminotransferase — protein MKLAARVSQITPSLTLAIAAKAKAMKAEGIDVCSFSAGEPDFPTPAHISEAAKQALDSGKTRYGAAAGEPELRRAIACKLQIDNKINYQPENIIVTNGGKHSLFNTILALIENGDEVIIPAPYWLSYPEMVKLAGGTPVIVETLAENDYKITPEQLKAAITPKTKIFILNSPSNPTGTVYTPEEIRTIAEIIVERDLLVISDEIYEKILYDGVEHLSIGSISPEIFERTITSNGFAKSYSMTGWRLGYAAAPVELIDATIKIQGHSTSNVCTFAQYGAIAALNHSQACVQEMLEAFTVRRQVMYEAISSISKLSCPKPYGAFYLFIDIRKTGMTSLEFCNALLEEQQVAAIPGIAFGADNCIRLSYATDLKTIQEGLKRLEKFVS, from the coding sequence GATGAAAGCAGAAGGCATTGATGTTTGTAGCTTCAGTGCCGGTGAACCAGATTTTCCGACTCCAGCACATATTTCTGAGGCTGCCAAACAAGCTTTAGACTCAGGAAAAACTCGCTACGGTGCAGCAGCAGGTGAACCAGAATTGAGGAGAGCGATCGCTTGTAAGTTACAGATTGATAACAAGATCAATTATCAGCCAGAAAATATTATTGTGACCAATGGCGGAAAACATTCTTTATTTAATACTATCTTGGCATTAATTGAGAATGGGGATGAAGTTATTATTCCTGCACCCTATTGGTTGAGTTATCCAGAAATGGTGAAACTCGCAGGAGGAACACCAGTAATTGTAGAAACTTTAGCTGAAAACGACTATAAAATCACTCCCGAACAATTAAAAGCTGCAATTACGCCCAAAACTAAAATATTTATCCTCAATTCTCCTTCTAATCCCACAGGAACAGTTTATACTCCCGAAGAAATTCGTACCATAGCAGAAATCATTGTTGAACGCGACTTATTAGTTATTTCTGACGAAATTTACGAAAAAATTCTCTACGATGGTGTCGAACACCTCAGCATTGGTTCGATTTCTCCCGAAATATTTGAACGAACAATTACTAGTAATGGTTTTGCGAAAAGTTATTCCATGACTGGTTGGCGATTAGGTTACGCTGCTGCACCCGTAGAATTAATTGACGCTACAATCAAAATACAAGGTCATAGTACTTCTAATGTTTGCACCTTTGCTCAATATGGAGCGATCGCAGCTTTAAACCATTCTCAAGCTTGTGTTCAAGAAATGCTTGAAGCTTTTACCGTAAGAAGACAAGTAATGTATGAGGCAATTAGTAGCATTTCCAAATTAAGTTGTCCTAAACCCTACGGTGCATTTTACCTATTTATTGATATTAGAAAAACAGGCATGACTTCTTTAGAATTTTGTAATGCTTTACTTGAAGAACAACAAGTAGCAGCGATTCCTGGAATTGCTTTTGGTGCAGATAATTGTATTCGTCTTTCCTATGCCACAGATTTAAAAACAATTCAAGAAGGATTAAAGCGATTAGAGAAATTTGTTAGTTAG
- a CDS encoding ATP-dependent metalloprotease FtsH encodes MSRDRKLPTQRPQFNRFSWTLIILLSSLIFFNLFALPITQPNQQSYSQFIDLVEADRVVGVTISNDKIEYKLKSNTTQNQHEQVFTTIPIPQDTDLPKLLRQHQVEFSALPANSNGGFWVILPWLFFFFLFWGLLSSLFGGSQEGGSSAAFTIGRSKARIYSEGKMGVTFNDVAGVDEAKTELQEIVDFLQHSSKYVRLGAKIPKGVLLVGPPGTGKTLLAKAIAGEAGVPFFSISGSEFIELFVGVGASRVRDLFEQAKRQAPAIVFIDELDALGKSRAASGSLIASNDEREQTLNQLLAEMDGFDPNAGVILLAATNRPEVLDRALLRPGRFDRRILVDRPDKSGRLAILEVHARTVKLAEDVDLGILAARTPGFAGADLANLINEAALLAARKDRSAVMMADFNEAIERILTGLEKKSRVLNEIEKKTVAYHEVGHAIIATLMPGAEKVEKISIVPRGIGALGYTLQLPEEDRFLMLEDEIRGRITTLLGGRAAEELVFGKVSTGASDDIQKATDLAERFVTIYGMSDRLGPIAFEKIQEQFLEGLTNPRRSISPKIAEEIDQEVKILVEGAHQNALILLQQNRKLLEEIAQLLLEQEVLEGEQLRSRLQRAIISLI; translated from the coding sequence ATGAGTCGCGATCGCAAACTTCCAACTCAACGACCTCAATTTAACCGATTTAGTTGGACTTTAATTATCCTATTAAGCTCTTTAATCTTCTTCAATTTATTTGCCTTGCCAATTACACAGCCAAATCAGCAATCCTATAGTCAATTCATTGATTTAGTAGAAGCCGATCGCGTTGTTGGTGTGACAATTAGTAACGATAAAATTGAATATAAACTCAAGTCAAACACAACTCAAAACCAGCACGAACAGGTTTTTACTACGATACCCATTCCTCAAGATACAGATTTACCTAAACTTCTGCGTCAACATCAGGTAGAATTTTCGGCTCTGCCTGCTAATAGCAATGGTGGATTTTGGGTAATTTTACCATGGTTATTTTTCTTTTTTCTTTTCTGGGGGCTTCTGAGTTCACTTTTTGGTGGAAGTCAAGAAGGTGGCAGCTCGGCTGCTTTTACTATTGGTAGAAGTAAAGCTCGCATTTACTCAGAAGGAAAGATGGGTGTTACTTTCAACGATGTAGCTGGAGTAGATGAAGCTAAGACCGAACTACAGGAGATTGTTGATTTTTTACAACATAGCAGTAAATATGTTCGTTTGGGTGCAAAGATTCCGAAAGGAGTGTTGTTAGTAGGTCCACCAGGTACAGGCAAAACTTTACTAGCTAAAGCGATCGCAGGAGAAGCAGGAGTTCCCTTTTTTAGTATTTCTGGTTCGGAATTTATTGAGTTATTTGTTGGAGTTGGTGCCTCGCGAGTAAGAGATTTATTTGAACAGGCAAAACGACAAGCACCTGCGATCGTTTTTATTGATGAACTCGATGCTTTGGGTAAATCTAGAGCTGCTTCTGGTTCGCTCATAGCTAGTAATGACGAGAGAGAACAAACTCTCAACCAATTATTGGCAGAAATGGATGGTTTTGACCCCAATGCAGGAGTAATTCTCCTGGCTGCTACTAATCGTCCCGAAGTGCTTGACCGTGCTTTATTGCGTCCTGGTCGTTTTGATCGCCGTATTTTGGTAGATCGTCCTGATAAATCTGGTCGTTTGGCAATTTTAGAAGTACACGCTAGAACAGTAAAATTAGCTGAAGATGTCGATCTAGGTATTTTGGCAGCCCGTACTCCTGGTTTTGCTGGCGCAGATTTAGCTAATTTAATTAATGAAGCTGCTTTACTGGCTGCTAGGAAAGATCGTTCTGCGGTGATGATGGCAGATTTTAATGAAGCGATTGAAAGAATTTTGACAGGTTTAGAGAAAAAATCGCGAGTATTAAATGAAATTGAGAAAAAGACTGTTGCTTATCACGAAGTCGGTCATGCCATAATTGCTACGTTAATGCCTGGTGCAGAAAAAGTAGAGAAAATTTCGATTGTGCCACGGGGAATAGGAGCATTGGGTTATACGCTGCAATTACCTGAAGAAGATCGTTTTTTAATGTTAGAAGATGAAATTCGTGGTCGTATTACCACTTTATTAGGAGGACGTGCTGCTGAAGAATTAGTTTTTGGTAAAGTGTCTACAGGAGCAAGCGACGATATTCAAAAAGCTACCGATCTGGCTGAAAGATTTGTTACCATCTACGGCATGAGCGATCGCTTGGGTCCTATTGCCTTTGAAAAGATACAAGAGCAGTTTTTAGAAGGTTTAACTAACCCTCGCCGTTCGATTAGCCCCAAAATTGCTGAAGAAATTGACCAAGAGGTAAAAATATTGGTAGAAGGAGCGCATCAAAATGCTTTAATTTTATTGCAGCAAAATCGAAAATTACTTGAAGAGATAGCTCAATTGTTACTAGAACAAGAAGTTTTAGAAGGAGAACAACTGCGATCGCGACTTCAACGAGCTATTATAAGTCTGATCTGA
- a CDS encoding oxidoreductase alpha (molybdopterin) subunit → MNQDPKAINNHSAIDGKPNQDTPEIGGGLPVVEYWARHTLSPEGLKLWQTLFHKSACLSCSWGTGGQKGGFTNEVGEKVQRCMKSVESISAEIQPPISTQFFAHQTITQLQGLSSLEADRLGRWSFSVILRSGKSNYEHITWSEIYQIATAAFQKPPERVASYSSGRSSNESAYLLQLMMRALGSNNLADCSDLCHAPSTFGLKQMFGSGTSMVSLESLKETDCVVLVGANPSYNHPRLMNELIKLRDKGGKVIVINPVREIGLVKFGSPSFPVTSLIQGSEIASLYLQPIPGSDVALFVGIQKSLIEKNLVDYKYLRSHTENWEEVIEHVNQTSWDEITTVCGVSQAEIETAASIIGSSPKVVFAWAMGITQHENGVDNVYSIANTALLTGNAGKEGAGTMPIRGHSNVQGFGSMGVTVRLKQEIQQALEKLLGRPLSRVQGYDTRALIEAADRDEIDTLICVGGNLYAANPDSTQAKRALGKIKTIIYLATKPNLGHFQGLAQENTIIIPVLNRFENPHKTTTESGNNFVRLNDEGTTHLKNADLISEVEFITELAHLIHGEYPVNWRKLQDTKYVRQLIAQTIPGFENMANLDQTKQEFTIGGRIFTEPKFATSSGKAAMFVTPLPQLDLPHPKAFKIPDSKKSVVVALITGRSYSQHNTVVYKVADKYRGIPHRNCILMNQIDAEIAGIKEHQRVTVQADAGKLENVEVIFGAVRQGAALMFYPEVNAIFKARIDGRCGTPAFKRVPAVVYA, encoded by the coding sequence ATGAACCAAGATCCCAAAGCCATTAATAATCATAGTGCGATCGATGGTAAACCAAATCAGGATACCCCTGAAATAGGCGGTGGTTTGCCAGTTGTTGAATATTGGGCAAGACATACTCTTTCTCCAGAAGGATTAAAATTGTGGCAAACTCTATTTCATAAAAGTGCTTGCCTTTCTTGTTCTTGGGGAACAGGAGGACAAAAAGGAGGTTTTACTAACGAAGTAGGGGAAAAAGTTCAGCGTTGTATGAAGAGTGTGGAATCGATCTCCGCAGAAATTCAGCCTCCCATCTCAACTCAATTTTTTGCCCATCAAACTATTACTCAATTACAAGGACTTTCTTCTTTAGAAGCGGATCGATTAGGTAGATGGAGTTTTTCTGTTATTTTGCGTTCGGGTAAATCTAATTACGAACATATTACTTGGTCAGAAATTTATCAAATTGCTACGGCAGCTTTTCAAAAACCACCAGAAAGAGTTGCTTCTTATAGTTCGGGTCGTTCTTCCAATGAATCTGCTTATCTGTTGCAACTGATGATGCGGGCATTAGGTTCTAATAATTTAGCCGACTGTTCCGATCTTTGCCATGCCCCTTCTACTTTTGGTTTGAAACAGATGTTTGGCAGTGGGACATCGATGGTTAGTTTGGAGAGTTTAAAAGAAACTGATTGTGTAGTCTTGGTTGGTGCTAACCCCTCTTACAATCATCCGCGCTTGATGAATGAACTGATTAAGTTGCGCGATAAAGGAGGTAAAGTAATTGTAATCAATCCAGTCAGAGAAATAGGATTAGTTAAATTTGGTTCTCCTTCTTTTCCTGTTACCTCTTTAATTCAAGGTTCAGAAATTGCTTCATTGTATCTACAACCGATCCCTGGTAGTGATGTTGCTTTATTTGTAGGTATTCAAAAATCTTTAATTGAAAAAAATTTAGTTGATTACAAATATTTGCGATCGCATACGGAAAATTGGGAAGAAGTAATCGAACACGTCAACCAAACATCTTGGGATGAGATAACTACAGTTTGTGGTGTCTCTCAAGCAGAAATTGAAACTGCTGCTAGCATCATCGGTTCATCTCCCAAAGTAGTTTTTGCTTGGGCAATGGGCATCACACAACATGAAAATGGCGTAGATAATGTTTATAGTATTGCCAACACTGCTTTATTAACAGGTAATGCTGGTAAAGAAGGTGCGGGAACTATGCCTATTAGAGGTCATTCTAACGTTCAGGGTTTCGGTTCAATGGGCGTTACTGTTCGCCTAAAACAAGAAATTCAGCAAGCGTTAGAAAAACTTTTAGGTCGTCCTCTTAGTCGCGTTCAAGGTTATGATACCAGAGCATTAATTGAAGCAGCAGACCGAGATGAAATAGATACTCTGATTTGTGTGGGTGGTAATTTATATGCAGCCAATCCCGACTCAACCCAAGCTAAACGGGCATTAGGTAAGATAAAAACGATTATTTATTTAGCAACTAAACCTAATTTAGGACATTTTCAGGGATTAGCCCAAGAAAATACAATTATTATTCCTGTCCTGAATCGTTTTGAAAATCCTCATAAAACTACTACCGAATCAGGTAATAACTTTGTTCGCCTCAACGATGAAGGTACAACCCATCTCAAAAATGCAGATCTCATTTCTGAAGTAGAATTTATCACCGAACTTGCCCATCTTATTCACGGCGAATACCCCGTTAATTGGCGTAAACTGCAAGATACTAAATATGTTCGGCAACTAATCGCCCAAACAATTCCAGGATTTGAAAATATGGCGAATCTTGATCAAACTAAGCAAGAATTTACGATTGGCGGACGCATTTTTACTGAACCTAAATTTGCTACTTCCTCTGGTAAAGCTGCTATGTTTGTTACACCGTTACCTCAACTCGATCTTCCTCATCCCAAAGCGTTTAAAATTCCCGATTCCAAAAAGAGTGTAGTAGTTGCTTTAATAACTGGACGCAGTTATTCTCAACATAATACGGTTGTTTACAAAGTTGCTGATAAATATCGAGGAATTCCCCATCGCAACTGTATCTTGATGAATCAAATTGATGCTGAAATTGCTGGAATCAAAGAACATCAGAGAGTTACAGTTCAGGCAGATGCAGGAAAGTTAGAAAATGTCGAGGTGATTTTTGGTGCAGTACGTCAAGGTGCAGCTTTGATGTTTTATCCCGAAGTTAATGCTATTTTCAAAGCCAGAATAGATGGGCGTTGCGGTACTCCTGCTTTTAAACGAGTTCCTGCTGTAGTATATGCATAA
- a CDS encoding zinc-binding alcohol dehydrogenase family protein yields the protein MRAMILDAPGQSLREVELPVPTPQPEQVLLKVRACAVCRTDLHIVDGELPQPKLPLILGHQIVGIVNQVGAKVSKFIPGNRVGVPWLGSTCNCCRYCLSSRENLCDRAQFTGYNLDGGYAEYVVADEGFCFSIPDDYPDLQAAPLLCAGLIGYRSYRMTGDAQRLGFYGFGAAAHILIQVACYQNKEVYAFTRQGDTQGQQFARNLGAVWAGSSEELPPEELDAAIIFAPVGKLVPAALQKVAKGGVVVCAGIHMSDIPSFPYKILWSERVLRSVANLTRQDGEEFLRLAPQIPIHTEVTPFPLTEANQALEALRTGKINGSAVLVID from the coding sequence ATGCGTGCTATGATTCTCGACGCACCAGGTCAATCGCTACGGGAAGTAGAGTTGCCTGTGCCTACTCCCCAACCAGAACAAGTTCTCTTAAAAGTCCGAGCTTGTGCAGTTTGTCGTACCGACTTACATATTGTAGATGGGGAACTACCTCAACCTAAATTGCCTCTGATTTTAGGACATCAAATTGTCGGAATAGTGAACCAAGTAGGAGCAAAAGTCAGCAAATTCATCCCTGGCAACCGTGTTGGTGTCCCTTGGTTAGGTTCTACCTGTAACTGTTGTCGTTATTGTTTATCCAGTAGAGAAAATCTTTGCGATCGCGCCCAATTCACTGGCTATAATTTAGATGGTGGTTATGCTGAATATGTAGTAGCTGACGAAGGTTTTTGTTTTTCTATTCCCGATGATTATCCCGATTTACAAGCAGCCCCTTTACTTTGCGCTGGTTTAATTGGTTATCGCTCCTACAGAATGACTGGAGATGCACAACGTCTTGGTTTTTATGGTTTTGGTGCTGCTGCTCATATTTTGATCCAAGTAGCTTGTTATCAAAACAAGGAAGTTTATGCCTTTACTCGTCAGGGCGATACTCAAGGGCAACAATTCGCTCGGAATCTGGGTGCAGTTTGGGCTGGTAGTTCTGAAGAATTACCACCAGAAGAGTTGGATGCAGCCATAATTTTTGCTCCTGTGGGTAAGTTAGTTCCAGCAGCTCTACAAAAAGTAGCTAAAGGAGGTGTAGTTGTCTGTGCTGGCATCCACATGAGCGATATTCCTTCCTTTCCCTATAAAATTTTGTGGTCAGAACGAGTTTTACGTTCGGTTGCTAATCTCACACGCCAAGACGGAGAAGAGTTTCTTCGTTTAGCTCCTCAAATTCCAATTCATACCGAAG